The DNA segment ACCAtgccgccaccaccggcaTCGTTGCGCACGGATTCGATGAACTGCTCCAGCGCCTTGGAGGCCGTTTGCTGCAGCCGGTTCAGCACACCCGacagctgctgcttctgcgTACTGTCGCAGATGCGGTCGATGTCCGGCTGCAGTATCTGCACGTGCTTGAGGGCGGAAAATATGCCCAGCGCAGCGGACCACTCCTTGCGCCCGATGCTGCGCATCACTTTCGAGGTGATCTGCTCCGCATCCTTCACCACCATCTCGATCGATGGTTGCGAGAGGCGGGAAAACACCTCGTTGTGGCGGGACGGCGGCACAATGTCGTTCAGCAGCTGTCGCTCCCACACGAGCAACTTCTGCAGGCCGAGCAGCAGGACGAGATACTTCTCCAGCTCCTGGTCGTTGTCGTTGCCGTACTCTTCCGCCGCCAGGATGTCGCCGAAGGAGGAGTTCTTTCGCATCGCCAGTCCCGCCGACTGGCCGAGCGTTTGCGATGCTTTCATGAACATTTTGTTGGCCTTCCGTTCGAAGCTAAAGTAAGAGCAGAAGAAACGAGACGATTAATTGGGTGAGGAAATTGCCCACACTCCGCCTACTCTAGGCTCTCTCACATTTGCTGCAACCGTGCCGAGGTTGTCTTCTTGATGCCCGCTTCCGCCCGACCGTATCCGTGCCTGGTGCGCAGTGGCTCGTTGCCCCAGCTACCGCTCTTCTGGTGGTCTTTCAAGTTCTGCAACGATCGCATAATCACCTCCGACCGCTCGTCGCCAAAGATTTGCACGTACTCGCGGCGCAAGTTGTTGTCCAGCCATTGCGCCATCACGTTCAGCTCTTCCCGCGCACTTGGCGGCACCTGCTTGATCGAGGGACAGTCCTCGTTGGACGAATCCTCCTCGATGTAGATCATGTCCAGCAGGTCCACCGGCTTCAGGGGAGCGTTGTGCTTCTTCAGCAGCGATTTGAAGTGATTGTTCAACGTTTCGCAACCATTGTTGAACAGGCTGGTCACGTTCTCCAGCTCCACGCTCTGCGGATTGTTGTTGAGGAAGTAGTCCTTCGCCTTCTTCAGCTTGTTCAACCCGTCCAAAAACGACCCAATGTTGCCCTCGGACGGCCCCTGGTGGATCAGATTGCACACATCCTGCGAAGCATCGTAGTGCGACAGGACCTGCTCCATACACTGCAGCGTGCTGTCTAGATCTGCAAAGTGGAGCGGGAAAGGTCAGCAAATGGTTACACAGTGGAACTGTATCCCACGCAGTGCCttactctgctgctgcttttgtaGGTTCTTTGTAATGTTGTACACGGGCAGTATGGTGTGCTCCAGCTTTCCCAGCCGCTGTTCGAACGAGTTCAGAATCTTGGACATGGATTGCGTGAGTTCGGAATACTTCTCGACATGGTCCTTTAGCAGAGCTTGATTGGTCTTTTCCTGCAGCAAAACAGAGCGCCATtgattcgttcgttcgtgtgtgtatgtggtttgAAATGCGTACCTTTTCCAGCTTAATCTCAATCTGGAGCGTGTTTTCTAGGGTGCTCATGgttaattaataatttcacTGTCCTTTTTTCCTGCAATCACAAGCGAAACCTCCCACCGCCGCAGTGGTGACGAAAACAAATACATGAACACACTGAATCACTGGTTTGACAGCGCgagaagcaaaacaatcgAGCAAACGTTGCGCTACTTCGTCAATTCCGTCACTGCAGTGGGCAGTTTTCTGTGAATTGTTGTTCAATGTGGAATTCGGAGTAAAGAGAGCACAATTGCTGCGGGAAGTGAGTTAAAGGGAGGATTGAGTTAAATAGCGCCATTAATCATGAACGTGccgtttttcctttcttcacgATTGCTTTCGACTGCAgtgctgtttgtttacatttagtCGCGCGTCACAATAGATGATTGTCCACAGAAGAAGACTACCGCGTTGGCACCATTAGAAGGTCAGTAAGAAGACATTAGACAAAATCGATAGTGATCAGGCGACACACACCGATAgggaaatttaataaaaaaaagtgtcttTTCCATTAAACCTTTCAGTGTACGCAAGGAAAAACATTCATCCGTAGTTGCGCATATATGCACCACGTTGCATTCGGCATCGcacgcaaaacacacacaccgttcgaACGGCCCACGATTCGTTGGGTTCTGCGGCGTAGTTGATGAGCACTATCAAATACTGGCTCCTGGTAGCGTTCCGGCTGTTTACgcattttttcatttgacaatttaACCGCATCGGGCAGCTAACGCTCACCAGCGCGGCGAGCGCATCCGGCGGCACTAGCACTAGCTTCTCGCCCACGGCCAGCTGTGGCTATCTGTCCGTGTCGAATCTCacggaggtggtggtggtaggtgAGTCGTCGCCGTCGCCACAGCAGCATCGGGCCACCGTCAAGAGCCGTTGCCCGAGTGTTGCCGTTGTCTGTGATAGTGAAAGTAGCAGCGTCGCGATGCTGGACCTGGACCGTCATCCGCTGCCGGATCAGCTCGGCTATCTGGTCCTGTCCGAGGATGGGTCCGTACACGCTTCCGGCGGCGAGCTGGAAAACGATGAGCGTAGTGCGAACATTATAAGCAACCTGCTAACGCTCACCGAAAGGTACCGCGAGGGACATGCCGGTGACCCGCTCTCGGATCTTGGTGCactgaaatgcattttttctctcttttccagTGTCGATCCAGCTGTATTCAGTGCACGCTCGTGCAGGAAAGTGTCGATCGTGTTCGCCGACCACAGCTACACCATATGCCTTTCGAACAAACGCATTTACGTCGTGAAGAAGCGGAACCGGCCGGACGCCAGCGCTACCGGCACCCTCGAGTCGGACGGGCATTCGATACTGGCCTGATTTTGTGCGCGCTTTTCGGAACTAAAATAAACGATTCGATCCGCTTTACTTTCTAACCACGTGCTTTCTTTACTATTGCGCTAACATTCCAATCCTCCCGCCCGAAAAAGCTTCATAACAGAAATTGCGAAACGCTCTGGTAGTacggctgctgcagctgcttctgCAGTTCATCCTGGCTGAGCCACTGGTAC comes from the Anopheles coluzzii chromosome 2, AcolN3, whole genome shotgun sequence genome and includes:
- the LOC120953440 gene encoding ragulator complex protein LAMTOR4 homolog — its product is MLDLDRHPLPDQLGYLVLSEDGSVHASGGELENDERSANIISNLLTLTESVDPAVFSARSCRKVSIVFADHSYTICLSNKRIYVVKKRNRPDASATGTLESDGHSILA
- the LOC120953437 gene encoding exocyst complex component 7: MSTLENTLQIEIKLEKEKTNQALLKDHVEKYSELTQSMSKILNSFEQRLGKLEHTILPVYNITKNLQKQQQNLDSTLQCMEQVLSHYDASQDVCNLIHQGPSEGNIGSFLDGLNKLKKAKDYFLNNNPQSVELENVTSLFNNGCETLNNHFKSLLKKHNAPLKPVDLLDMIYIEEDSSNEDCPSIKQVPPSAREELNVMAQWLDNNLRREYVQIFGDERSEVIMRSLQNLKDHQKSGSWGNEPLRTRHGYGRAEAGIKKTTSARLQQIFERKANKMFMKASQTLGQSAGLAMRKNSSFGDILAAEEYGNDNDQELEKYLVLLLGLQKLLVWERQLLNDIVPPSRHNEVFSRLSQPSIEMVVKDAEQITSKVMRSIGRKEWSAALGIFSALKHVQILQPDIDRICDSTQKQQLSGVLNRLQQTASKALEQFIESVRNDAGGGGMVSMTSSTISYGGGSSVPRDATVYELTSNTIWFLEQLQEHCDTIGGLLQTEAIYTNDLDRIASQKALTMEQKNKALLGIYVRKVLAELNYTIATKSEQYSDTATKQLFKLNNTHYILKSLQRSSLIEIVALTEHDCERRYQKMIQDLKKAYLGSWSKMLSFIHPLDDMPRPINGKVKDKERATIKDRFFNFNKELDEAVKIQRAISVPDVLLREGIKRDNTEHIVPKYNAFFEGYSDVQFSKNIDKYVKYRPSDVTTMLNSFFDDTV